In Haloplanus rubicundus, one DNA window encodes the following:
- the mdh gene encoding malate dehydrogenase, with amino-acid sequence MTKVSVIGAAGTVGAAAGYNIALRDIADELVFVDIPDMEAETVGQAADTNHGIAYDSNTVVRQGGYEATEGSDVVVITAGIPRKPGQTRIDLAGDNAPIMEDIGSSIAEYNDDFVSITTSNPVDLLNRHLYETGDRDRHSVIGFGGRLDSARFRYVLSERFDAPVQNVEATILGEHGDAQVPVFSKVRVDGRDPEFTADEREEILGNLQESAMDVIERKGATEWGPATGVAHMVEAVIRDTGAVLPGSVVLDGEYGYEDTAFGVPVKLGSNGVEEVVEWDLDDYEAELMDDAAEKLREQYAEIA; translated from the coding sequence ATGACGAAAGTGAGCGTCATCGGCGCGGCAGGGACCGTCGGGGCCGCGGCAGGGTACAACATCGCGCTCCGCGACATCGCGGACGAACTCGTCTTCGTCGACATTCCGGACATGGAGGCCGAGACGGTGGGACAGGCCGCCGACACGAACCACGGCATCGCCTACGACTCCAACACCGTCGTCCGGCAGGGCGGCTACGAGGCGACCGAGGGCTCGGACGTGGTGGTCATCACGGCCGGCATCCCCCGCAAACCCGGCCAGACCCGCATCGACCTCGCGGGCGACAACGCGCCGATCATGGAGGACATCGGCTCCTCCATCGCCGAGTACAACGATGACTTCGTCTCCATCACCACCTCGAACCCGGTGGACCTCCTCAACCGCCACCTCTACGAGACGGGCGACCGGGATCGGCACTCGGTGATCGGGTTCGGCGGTCGTCTGGACTCCGCGCGCTTCCGCTACGTCCTCTCCGAGCGGTTCGACGCGCCGGTCCAGAACGTCGAGGCGACGATCCTCGGCGAACACGGCGACGCGCAGGTGCCCGTCTTCTCGAAGGTCCGCGTCGACGGCCGCGACCCCGAGTTTACGGCCGACGAACGCGAGGAGATTCTCGGCAACCTGCAGGAGTCCGCGATGGACGTCATCGAGCGCAAGGGCGCGACGGAGTGGGGCCCGGCGACGGGCGTCGCCCACATGGTCGAGGCCGTCATCCGCGACACCGGCGCCGTCCTCCCCGGTAGCGTCGTCCTCGACGGCGAGTACGGCTACGAGGACACCGCCTTCGGCGTCCCGGTCAAGCTCGGGTCGAACGGCGTCGAAGAAGTGGTGGAGTGGGACCTCGACGACTACGAGGCCGAGTTGATGGACGACGCCGCCGAGAAACTGCGCGAGCAGTACGCCGAGATCGCCTGA
- a CDS encoding cupin domain-containing protein produces MGYHVVDTDEVEPDPDRPCTRRSLSDLAGLTNMAINRYTAEPGEELPLAYHYHDEQEEAFYVLSGTLHVKTPEGDLEAGPDTLLTVEPDSPQFAYNPEDAEEPVDVVAIGAPAIDGDVHAYDPDS; encoded by the coding sequence ATGGGTTACCACGTCGTCGACACCGACGAAGTCGAGCCGGATCCCGACCGCCCCTGCACGCGCCGGTCGCTATCCGACCTCGCCGGCCTCACCAACATGGCCATCAACCGCTACACGGCCGAACCGGGTGAGGAACTGCCGCTCGCCTACCACTACCACGACGAACAGGAGGAGGCGTTCTACGTCCTCTCGGGCACGCTCCACGTGAAGACGCCGGAGGGCGACTTGGAGGCCGGGCCGGATACGTTACTCACCGTCGAGCCCGACAGCCCCCAGTTCGCGTACAACCCCGAGGACGCCGAGGAACCCGTCGACGTCGTCGCCATCGGGGCGCCGGCAATCGACGGCGACGTCCACGCGTACGATCCGGACTCGTGA
- a CDS encoding carbon starvation CstA family protein, producing the protein MVQAITVVVLTLVSFTVAYLGYSRYLSQFVDLDDERETPAHKYRDGQEYVPSKKPVLLGHHYSSIAGGAPIVGPITATVVWGWVPAFLWVAIGNPLFGSVHDFMALTASMRHEGKSIGYIIGEYVGERGKDMILWFAFLTIVLVVAVFGLVIALVFNAYPQAATASLVYILLALVFGVYLYQLDLPFLPGTLAFVAAVFAGVWVGVQYPLALVPGDYPAGTIVLLSGSPLPPVLGSVNIATWIPVILVYGFIASVLPVWVLLQPRDFLTSSLLYAGVGGTLLAVIVGTFTGGASQLVIDAPAFAGFWGGALVDTTLPLFPLLFVTIACGTISGFHSLVSSGTTAKQLDKETDARTIGYGGMLGEGLLATVAIVTVAVYTQVPTGGGIGLALPNFASGGGLILNVGFGIPESIAAPFMGLVLVSFLLTSTDTAVRLGRYMVEELVGTPETQVQEVAANRYVNAFLQVAPAYVLVASGRWADLWPLFGGANQTLAALALLVATIWLANWDDQKQLISTGAPMAFMFVITTTALLYLAFYQNLYQKFIQGNWAGGGTTVEMASAGVQIVIALVLVWLALSLAYMGISNIRQVRGTSAAVADGGEPTDDD; encoded by the coding sequence ATGGTACAGGCTATTACAGTGGTGGTACTCACGCTCGTGTCGTTCACGGTCGCGTATCTCGGGTACTCGCGGTACCTGTCACAGTTCGTCGACCTGGACGACGAGCGTGAGACGCCAGCACACAAGTATCGGGACGGGCAGGAGTACGTCCCGTCGAAGAAGCCGGTGTTGTTGGGGCATCACTATTCGAGCATCGCGGGGGGAGCACCGATCGTCGGCCCGATCACGGCGACCGTGGTCTGGGGTTGGGTGCCGGCGTTCCTGTGGGTCGCCATCGGCAACCCACTGTTCGGCTCCGTCCACGACTTCATGGCGCTGACGGCGAGCATGCGCCACGAGGGGAAGTCGATCGGCTACATCATCGGGGAGTACGTCGGCGAACGCGGCAAGGACATGATCCTCTGGTTCGCGTTCCTGACGATCGTCCTCGTGGTCGCCGTGTTCGGCCTCGTGATCGCGTTGGTGTTCAACGCGTACCCACAGGCCGCGACGGCGTCGCTCGTCTACATCCTGCTGGCGCTCGTGTTCGGCGTGTATCTCTACCAACTCGACCTCCCGTTCCTGCCGGGGACGCTCGCGTTCGTCGCGGCCGTCTTCGCCGGCGTCTGGGTCGGCGTCCAGTACCCGCTCGCGCTGGTGCCGGGCGACTACCCCGCGGGCACCATCGTCCTCCTGTCGGGAAGCCCGCTCCCGCCGGTGCTCGGCAGCGTCAACATCGCGACGTGGATTCCGGTGATCCTCGTCTACGGCTTCATCGCCAGCGTCCTGCCGGTCTGGGTGCTGCTCCAGCCGCGTGACTTCCTCACGTCCAGCCTGCTGTACGCGGGCGTCGGCGGGACGCTGCTTGCGGTCATCGTCGGGACGTTCACCGGCGGCGCGTCCCAGCTCGTCATCGACGCCCCCGCGTTCGCCGGGTTCTGGGGCGGCGCGCTGGTGGACACGACGCTCCCACTCTTCCCGCTTCTCTTCGTCACTATCGCCTGCGGGACGATCAGCGGCTTCCACTCCCTGGTCTCCTCGGGGACGACGGCCAAACAGCTCGACAAGGAGACCGACGCCCGCACCATCGGGTACGGCGGTATGCTCGGGGAGGGCCTGCTCGCCACCGTCGCCATCGTCACCGTCGCGGTGTACACGCAGGTGCCGACCGGCGGCGGTATCGGCCTCGCCCTGCCCAACTTCGCGTCCGGCGGGGGGCTCATCCTCAACGTCGGCTTCGGCATCCCGGAGAGCATCGCCGCACCCTTTATGGGGCTCGTCCTCGTGAGCTTCCTGCTCACCAGCACGGACACCGCGGTCCGGCTGGGTCGGTACATGGTCGAGGAACTCGTCGGGACGCCCGAGACGCAGGTGCAGGAGGTGGCGGCCAACCGCTACGTCAACGCCTTCCTGCAGGTGGCGCCGGCGTACGTCCTCGTCGCCTCCGGTCGGTGGGCCGACCTCTGGCCCCTGTTCGGCGGCGCGAATCAGACGCTCGCGGCGCTCGCCTTGCTCGTCGCGACCATCTGGCTCGCCAACTGGGACGACCAGAAACAGCTCATCTCCACCGGCGCGCCGATGGCGTTCATGTTCGTCATCACCACGACGGCCTTGCTGTATCTCGCCTTCTACCAGAACCTCTATCAGAAGTTCATCCAGGGCAACTGGGCCGGCGGCGGGACGACCGTCGAGATGGCCTCTGCCGGCGTCCAGATCGTGATCGCACTGGTGCTCGTCTGGCTGGCGTTGTCGCTCGCCTACATGGGCATCAGCAACATCCGACAGGTCCGTGGCACGAGTGCGGCCGTCGCCGACGGCGGCGAACCCACGGACGACGACTGA
- a CDS encoding ArsA family ATPase has translation MDRFVFFGGKGGVGKTTMSSAYGLKCARAGLETLVVSTDPAHSTADVFDQEFSDDPRSVEGVEGLSVMEIDPDEELERHLMETKRALGDQVSAAMVNEIDRQIEMAHQTPGAYEAALFDRFIDVMRDPDPYDRIVFDTSPTGGTLRLLSLPEFLAGWVDRLLHKRKQSVKLYERAAIGNQEPRRLMDGDPIIARLQERKEGFEFAKETLQEEAAFFLVVNPDELSIRETRRAVDGLADHGLRVEGLAVNKLTPSPDDDEDGRGARYLRDRVATERDRLRELHETFEQPVIAEVETRVREVKGSLLDEVAAELDVAVSPE, from the coding sequence ATGGACCGCTTCGTCTTCTTCGGCGGCAAGGGCGGCGTCGGCAAGACCACGATGTCGAGCGCCTACGGCCTGAAGTGTGCGCGGGCGGGACTGGAGACGCTGGTCGTCTCGACCGACCCCGCCCACAGCACCGCCGACGTGTTCGATCAGGAGTTCTCCGACGATCCCCGATCGGTCGAGGGGGTCGAGGGACTGAGCGTCATGGAGATCGACCCCGACGAGGAACTCGAACGACACCTGATGGAGACGAAACGCGCCCTCGGCGATCAGGTGAGCGCGGCGATGGTCAACGAGATCGACCGCCAGATCGAGATGGCCCACCAGACCCCGGGGGCGTACGAGGCGGCGCTGTTCGACCGCTTCATCGACGTGATGCGTGATCCCGACCCCTACGACCGGATCGTCTTCGACACCTCGCCCACGGGCGGGACCCTGCGGCTGCTGAGCCTCCCCGAGTTCCTGGCGGGGTGGGTCGACCGCCTCCTCCACAAGCGCAAACAGAGCGTCAAGCTGTACGAACGGGCGGCCATCGGTAACCAGGAACCGCGACGGCTGATGGACGGCGACCCGATCATCGCCCGCCTGCAGGAGCGCAAGGAGGGCTTCGAGTTCGCGAAAGAGACCCTGCAAGAGGAGGCCGCGTTCTTCCTCGTCGTCAACCCGGACGAACTGTCGATCCGGGAGACGCGACGGGCGGTCGACGGCCTCGCGGACCACGGCCTTCGAGTCGAGGGGTTGGCGGTGAACAAACTGACGCCGTCGCCGGACGACGACGAGGACGGCCGCGGGGCCCGGTATCTCCGCGACCGGGTCGCGACCGAGCGGGACCGACTCCGGGAACTCCACGAGACGTTCGAACAGCCGGTGATCGCGGAGGTGGAGACTCGGGTCCGGGAAGTGAAAGGATCGCTACTCGACGAGGTGGCCGCCGAACTCGACGTGGCGGTGTCGCCGGAGTAA
- a CDS encoding DUF5828 family protein, which translates to MEESVSGFKCRGTWADIVEHGERITRALREAGADGEAFEEWDEWRPKSHERLGEDVSEKTAEQASVDEGEGEKAGKEPDEDLRTAGEKLSESYERVEKGDNEGAVERWQDSINYVARAADSAGRKALRAVEDTVYRKVMTQLAPYYFDNELVSANVQKTARGGDEDQFIFEVNVNDDEVKAVVSDRLADYEDRVDRWHVDTEKETEVAEVVEGVEPPPNGGESKSTTN; encoded by the coding sequence ATGGAAGAGAGCGTGTCCGGCTTCAAATGCCGGGGAACGTGGGCGGATATCGTCGAGCACGGCGAGCGGATAACGCGCGCGCTCCGCGAGGCCGGAGCCGACGGCGAGGCGTTCGAGGAGTGGGACGAGTGGCGACCCAAATCCCACGAACGCCTCGGTGAGGACGTGAGCGAAAAGACCGCCGAACAGGCGAGCGTCGACGAGGGTGAAGGCGAGAAAGCCGGGAAAGAGCCCGACGAGGACCTGCGAACGGCCGGCGAAAAGCTCTCCGAGTCCTACGAACGCGTCGAGAAGGGGGACAACGAGGGGGCGGTCGAGCGCTGGCAGGACTCGATCAACTACGTCGCCCGCGCCGCCGACTCCGCCGGCCGGAAGGCGCTCCGGGCCGTCGAGGACACGGTGTATCGGAAGGTGATGACCCAGCTCGCCCCCTACTACTTCGACAACGAACTCGTGAGCGCGAACGTCCAGAAGACGGCCCGCGGCGGCGACGAAGACCAGTTCATCTTCGAGGTGAACGTCAACGACGACGAGGTCAAGGCGGTCGTGAGCGACCGGCTCGCCGACTACGAGGACCGAGTGGACCGCTGGCACGTCGACACCGAGAAGGAAACCGAGGTGGCGGAAGTCGTCGAGGGCGTCGAACCGCCGCCAAACGGCGGCGAATCGAAGTCGACGACGAACTAG
- a CDS encoding ferredoxin yields the protein MHVEFDRDTCIGMFQCTDEWDAFEENRDDGKADLAESEETEPDVFVREVPDGAELDAEFAARTCPVDAIRLYDDDGEQIV from the coding sequence ATGCACGTCGAGTTCGACCGCGACACCTGTATCGGAATGTTCCAGTGTACCGACGAGTGGGACGCGTTCGAGGAGAACCGCGACGACGGGAAGGCCGACCTCGCGGAGAGTGAGGAGACCGAACCCGACGTCTTCGTCCGCGAGGTGCCCGACGGGGCGGAACTCGACGCCGAGTTCGCCGCCCGCACCTGTCCGGTCGACGCCATCCGCCTGTACGACGACGACGGCGAGCAGATCGTCTAG
- a CDS encoding SRPBCC family protein, which yields MREVEVSRFVRATPTAVERVLTPATVVESEGSFTVRDVTDGADGTLVTAGARGLELTLRFEERADGLHYTQAGSAGPFDAMTTDLIVTAENEGSRVTARSAVSLGLPVPALTDRIATWKRRGELERLLDALAEAAT from the coding sequence ATGCGCGAGGTGGAAGTCTCACGGTTCGTCCGAGCGACGCCGACGGCGGTCGAACGCGTCCTGACACCAGCGACGGTCGTCGAGAGCGAAGGGAGCTTCACCGTCCGCGACGTGACCGACGGGGCGGACGGGACGCTCGTCACCGCCGGCGCGCGGGGGCTGGAACTCACGCTCCGGTTCGAGGAGCGGGCGGACGGCCTCCACTACACCCAGGCGGGGTCGGCGGGGCCGTTCGACGCCATGACGACCGATCTGATCGTCACGGCCGAAAACGAGGGATCACGCGTCACGGCTCGGTCGGCGGTGAGCCTCGGCCTCCCCGTCCCGGCGCTGACCGATCGGATCGCGACGTGGAAGCGCCGGGGGGAGCTGGAACGCCTGCTGGACGCACTCGCGGAGGCGGCGACCTGA
- a CDS encoding DEAD/DEAH box helicase, whose protein sequence is MAATDDGQAYVDHPLLEPGFIEQRRYQLQLAADARESHTLVCLPTGLGKTTVSLLVTADRLHEVGGTALFLAPTKPLVQQHADFYREALSIPDDEITVFTGEVRPDDRAALWAESRIVIATPQVVENDLIGGRISLSDVTHLTFDECHRATGDYAYVYIAERYHADAEAPLVTGMSASPGGDEEAILTVCENLGLSEVAVMTEDDADVADYTHDTEVEWERVTLPEPVLEIRDAINEVITDRLSQLKDLGVTNKTSPDLSQRDLNSMRGQLQDLIDADQSEGYEGMSIHAEVMKLRRAVELAETQSVESLRRYFERQRNAARASGAPKASQRLVSEPKVREAMRKAEAFDDLHPKFRQTRVLLAQTLGIGGGERVIVFTESRDTAEALTDFLSESFDTRRFVGQGDKEGSDGMTQTEQGETLDAFRNGEFEVLVSTSVAEEGLDVPEVDLVLFYEPVPTAIRSIQRKGRTGRQDEGRVIVLMAEDTRDEAFFWISRRREQEMEDELKELKGVADEVEAELDDSQTALDSFDGAASADVETNGDTATEADGGAAAQPGLADFGTATEDGDAEATDENGDAETDDAVVATAGTEEDDEVEIVVDQRELDSAIARDLSTREGMATRLETLAVGDYVVSDRVAIERKTVSDFLDTLTGGDRSLFEQVGDLSRHYARPVVLIEGDGLYEERNVHPDAIRGALASLTVDFGVSVLRTEDEGDTADLLAVLAGREQTTRDRAVSVHGEKSSKTLAEQQEYVVGAIADIGPVTARSLLEHFGSVEAVMTAREEDLLAVDGVGEVTADRIRDVVGSEYR, encoded by the coding sequence ATGGCGGCCACCGACGACGGGCAGGCGTACGTCGATCATCCGCTGCTCGAACCGGGCTTCATCGAACAGCGACGGTACCAGCTCCAGCTCGCGGCCGACGCCCGCGAGTCGCATACGCTGGTCTGTCTGCCCACCGGCCTGGGCAAGACGACTGTGAGCCTGCTCGTGACCGCCGACCGCCTGCACGAGGTGGGCGGCACGGCGCTCTTTCTCGCGCCGACGAAACCGCTCGTCCAGCAACACGCCGACTTCTACCGCGAGGCCCTCTCGATTCCCGACGACGAGATTACGGTCTTTACCGGCGAGGTGCGGCCGGACGACCGGGCCGCGCTGTGGGCGGAGAGTCGCATCGTCATCGCGACGCCGCAGGTGGTCGAGAACGACCTGATCGGCGGTCGGATCTCCCTGTCGGACGTGACCCACCTGACCTTCGACGAGTGTCACCGCGCCACCGGCGACTACGCCTACGTCTACATCGCGGAGCGCTACCACGCCGACGCCGAGGCGCCGCTCGTCACCGGCATGAGCGCCTCACCCGGCGGCGACGAGGAGGCCATCCTCACCGTCTGTGAGAACCTCGGCCTGAGCGAGGTGGCGGTGATGACCGAGGACGACGCCGACGTGGCCGACTACACCCACGACACCGAGGTGGAGTGGGAGCGGGTAACCCTGCCCGAACCGGTACTGGAGATCAGGGACGCCATCAACGAGGTCATCACCGACCGGCTGTCGCAGTTGAAGGACCTCGGCGTCACCAACAAGACGAGCCCCGACCTCTCCCAGCGCGACCTCAATTCGATGCGTGGGCAGTTACAGGACCTCATCGACGCCGACCAGTCGGAGGGGTACGAGGGGATGTCGATCCACGCGGAGGTGATGAAGCTCCGTCGTGCCGTGGAACTCGCGGAGACGCAGTCGGTGGAGTCGCTTCGCCGTTACTTCGAACGCCAGCGCAACGCCGCGCGCGCCTCCGGGGCGCCGAAGGCGAGCCAACGGCTCGTCTCGGAGCCGAAGGTTCGGGAGGCGATGCGGAAGGCCGAGGCGTTCGACGACCTACACCCCAAGTTCCGACAGACGCGCGTCCTCCTCGCTCAGACCCTCGGAATCGGCGGCGGCGAGCGCGTCATCGTCTTCACCGAATCCCGCGACACCGCCGAGGCGCTGACCGACTTCCTGAGCGAGAGCTTCGACACCCGGCGGTTCGTCGGGCAGGGCGACAAGGAAGGCTCGGACGGGATGACCCAGACCGAACAGGGCGAGACGCTCGACGCCTTTCGAAACGGCGAGTTCGAGGTGCTGGTCTCCACCTCCGTCGCGGAGGAGGGCCTGGACGTGCCCGAGGTGGACCTCGTCCTCTTCTACGAACCCGTCCCCACCGCGATCCGGTCGATCCAGCGGAAGGGGCGGACGGGCCGACAGGACGAGGGGCGGGTGATCGTCCTGATGGCCGAGGACACCCGCGACGAGGCCTTCTTCTGGATCTCCCGGCGGCGCGAACAGGAGATGGAGGACGAACTGAAGGAACTGAAAGGCGTCGCCGACGAGGTGGAGGCGGAACTCGACGACTCCCAGACGGCACTAGACTCGTTCGACGGCGCAGCGAGTGCTGACGTCGAGACGAACGGCGACACGGCGACCGAAGCGGACGGTGGCGCGGCGGCGCAACCGGGGCTGGCGGATTTCGGGACGGCGACCGAGGACGGCGACGCGGAGGCGACCGACGAGAACGGGGACGCCGAGACGGACGACGCCGTCGTCGCCACCGCGGGGACGGAGGAAGACGACGAGGTGGAGATCGTCGTCGACCAGCGCGAACTCGACTCGGCCATCGCGCGTGACCTCTCGACCCGCGAGGGGATGGCGACGCGGCTGGAGACGCTCGCGGTGGGCGACTACGTCGTCTCGGACCGCGTCGCAATCGAGCGCAAGACCGTCTCCGACTTCCTCGACACCCTCACCGGCGGCGACCGCTCGCTGTTCGAACAGGTGGGCGACCTCTCCCGACACTACGCCCGCCCGGTCGTCCTGATCGAGGGCGACGGCCTCTACGAGGAGCGCAACGTCCACCCCGACGCCATCCGGGGCGCACTGGCGTCGCTCACCGTCGATTTCGGCGTGAGCGTCCTGCGGACGGAGGACGAGGGCGACACCGCGGACCTCCTCGCGGTGCTCGCCGGCCGGGAGCAGACGACCCGCGACCGCGCCGTGAGCGTCCACGGGGAGAAGAGTTCGAAGACTCTAGCCGAACAGCAGGAGTACGTCGTCGGCGCCATCGCCGACATCGGCCCGGTGACGGCGCGGTCGCTGCTCGAACACTTCGGGAGCGTCGAGGCCGTGATGACGGCCCGCGAGGAGGATCTGCTGGCGGTCGACGGGGTCGGCGAGGTCACCGCCGACCGTATCCGCGACGTGGTGGGCAGCGAGTACCGCTAA
- a CDS encoding Sjogren's syndrome/scleroderma autoantigen 1 family protein, with product MSGFDEEAERERLREKYEQDQEKRASTQRMSELLLKGATMTNSHCDTCGDPIFRHDGQEFCPTCQAADGKGAAAQEATADPDPAPTAAGTEADADATPAPEATTPDRRASPESGDDASDGQGRAPAAESDTTLSPPPSSRSAAAPLDDARASLSRTLLRYAQAAEETDDPRRAQEFLAAAREAAETLSALER from the coding sequence ATGAGCGGGTTCGACGAGGAGGCCGAGCGCGAGCGTCTCCGGGAGAAGTACGAACAGGACCAGGAGAAGCGCGCGAGCACGCAGCGGATGAGCGAACTGCTCCTCAAGGGGGCGACGATGACCAACAGCCACTGCGACACCTGTGGCGACCCCATCTTCCGCCACGACGGCCAGGAGTTCTGCCCGACGTGTCAGGCGGCAGACGGGAAGGGGGCGGCCGCGCAGGAGGCGACCGCCGACCCCGATCCCGCCCCGACCGCCGCCGGGACGGAGGCGGACGCCGATGCGACGCCGGCGCCCGAAGCCACGACGCCCGACCGCCGCGCCTCACCCGAGTCCGGCGACGACGCGAGTGACGGACAGGGTCGTGCGCCGGCCGCGGAGTCGGACACGACGCTGTCTCCGCCCCCGTCGTCGCGTTCCGCCGCCGCTCCGCTCGACGACGCGCGTGCGTCGCTCTCGCGGACGCTCCTTCGGTACGCGCAGGCGGCCGAGGAGACGGACGACCCGCGGCGGGCACAGGAGTTCCTCGCCGCCGCCCGCGAGGCGGCGGAGACGCTCTCGGCGCTGGAGCGTTAG
- a CDS encoding CobW family GTP-binding protein, with amino-acid sequence MSRDRDAIPVTILSGSLGAGKTTLLNHLLAGAGDRDIAVLVNDMGDINVDADLVSGNTDLAVDGGVAELSNGCICCELRDDLETAVVRLARERGFDHLVVEASGISEPRPVARLFTTGSQAAARYDVASVVSVVDARQFHDAFGDEGVAARRGTGDDDTRPLSDLLVEGVEFANLVVLNKTDLVTPDELDAVEEMVRALRPDAEVVRTEHSRVDPGVVLERRYDPATADEAGWKRALEGDDHDDDHAHDHADHAHDHADHAHDHDAHAHPEAVYGVTSFTYRRRRPFHPARLRSLLADLPPAVVRSKGTCWIATGADCSYTMGQAGPSVRVEVAGPWIASLPEFEQDAYRRNRSNLEWDEEWGDRRTELVFIGRGMDDDALIAALDDCLLTDDEMAADWDGFGNAFPTEAGEELVVTEP; translated from the coding sequence ATGTCTCGCGACCGCGACGCCATCCCCGTCACCATCCTGAGCGGGAGCCTCGGCGCCGGCAAGACGACGCTGCTCAACCACCTCCTCGCCGGGGCGGGCGACCGCGACATCGCCGTCCTCGTCAACGACATGGGCGACATCAACGTCGACGCCGACCTCGTGAGCGGGAACACGGACCTCGCCGTCGACGGCGGCGTGGCCGAACTCTCGAACGGCTGTATCTGCTGTGAACTCCGGGACGACCTCGAAACCGCCGTCGTCCGCCTCGCCCGGGAACGGGGCTTCGACCACCTCGTCGTCGAGGCGTCGGGCATCTCCGAACCCCGGCCCGTCGCTCGCCTCTTCACCACGGGGTCGCAAGCCGCCGCCCGCTACGACGTGGCCTCTGTCGTCTCCGTCGTCGACGCCCGCCAGTTCCACGACGCCTTCGGCGACGAGGGGGTCGCAGCCCGCCGTGGCACCGGCGACGACGACACCCGCCCCCTCTCCGACCTCCTCGTCGAGGGCGTCGAGTTCGCGAACCTCGTCGTCCTCAACAAGACGGACCTCGTGACACCCGACGAACTCGACGCCGTCGAGGAGATGGTGCGGGCGCTCCGCCCCGACGCCGAGGTGGTCCGCACCGAACACAGCCGGGTCGATCCGGGCGTCGTCCTCGAACGACGGTACGACCCCGCCACCGCCGACGAGGCGGGGTGGAAGCGGGCGCTGGAGGGGGACGACCACGACGACGACCACGCGCACGACCACGCCGACCACGCACACGACCACGCCGACCACGCACACGACCACGACGCCCACGCCCACCCCGAGGCCGTCTACGGCGTCACCTCCTTCACCTACCGTCGCCGGCGCCCGTTCCATCCCGCCCGACTCCGCTCCCTGCTCGCCGACCTGCCCCCCGCAGTCGTCCGCTCGAAGGGCACCTGCTGGATCGCCACCGGTGCCGACTGCTCCTACACGATGGGGCAGGCTGGCCCCTCGGTTCGGGTGGAGGTCGCCGGCCCCTGGATCGCCAGCCTCCCCGAGTTCGAACAGGACGCCTACCGGCGCAACCGCTCGAACCTGGAGTGGGACGAGGAGTGGGGTGATCGGCGGACGGAACTCGTCTTCATCGGCCGGGGGATGGACGACGACGCGCTGATCGCGGCGCTCGACGACTGTCTGCTCACCGACGACGAGATGGCGGCCGACTGGGACGGCTTCGGGAACGCGTTTCCGACCGAGGCGGGCGAGGAACTGGTCGTGACCGAGCCCTAA
- a CDS encoding DUF6517 family protein: MFRRVLPVLALVVLAGCAGAGGGATPTPDPPLHATAAPATLDPAVLSATGYAERRADAPWLNATVTARIEGDVTLQTTRDVRATTARRVYARSTPDGPVVVGLHAVPSVKPFENADLRKDPAAGLSPADRLARAQPVYADVRVRSTAGERSVTVLGSEATLTRYRGTARVNGTDRPVAAALVTVAHGDDYVTVAAIAPRGVDASLPRLLGAVRHEKG, translated from the coding sequence ATGTTCCGGCGTGTGCTCCCCGTCCTCGCCCTCGTCGTCCTCGCCGGCTGTGCGGGGGCCGGCGGCGGCGCGACGCCGACCCCCGACCCCCCGCTCCACGCGACTGCGGCGCCGGCGACGCTCGATCCAGCCGTCCTCTCGGCGACGGGCTACGCCGAACGCCGCGCCGACGCGCCGTGGTTGAACGCGACGGTCACGGCCCGCATCGAGGGGGACGTGACGCTCCAAACCACCCGCGACGTGCGGGCGACGACCGCCCGTCGGGTGTACGCCCGGTCGACGCCGGACGGTCCCGTGGTCGTCGGGCTCCACGCGGTCCCGAGCGTGAAACCCTTCGAGAACGCCGACCTGCGGAAGGACCCGGCGGCCGGCCTGTCACCCGCCGACCGACTCGCCCGCGCCCAACCCGTCTACGCCGACGTGCGCGTCCGCTCGACGGCGGGCGAGCGGTCGGTGACGGTGCTCGGGAGCGAGGCGACGCTCACCCGGTATCGGGGGACGGCACGGGTCAACGGCACCGACCGCCCCGTCGCTGCCGCTCTCGTCACGGTCGCCCACGGCGACGACTACGTGACGGTGGCCGCCATCGCCCCGCGCGGTGTCGACGCGTCGCTCCCCCGACTTCTCGGGGCGGTGCGTCACGAAAAAGGGTAG